The following are from one region of the Candidatus Deferrimicrobium borealis genome:
- a CDS encoding cbb3-type cytochrome c oxidase subunit I — protein MTNGARSDSIVRGFALSSVFWLLVGLVIGLWLAAEMMYPALNLAPWLAFGRLRVVHTNGLIYGFTLAGIFACSYYMLEKLTRSPLAFPGLAKAQLWLFNIAVALAALSLFAGMNTSKEYSELEWPLDIVVVVLWVMFAVNVMGTLVKRREKQMYVSLWFLIACVVTVAVVYILNNLAIPASLTKSYSAYAGVNDANVQWWFGHNAVASVFTFPILAMFYYFLPKSTGLPIYSHRLSIIAFWSLVFGYLWTGAHHLMLTPVPEWIQTVALAFSLFLIAPSWASVLNGYYTMNGNWEKMRSNYLVKFFILGITFYGLQTVQGPTQAIRALSGLLHYTEYIPGHVHMGTMGWVTMIITASMYFMMARISGREIHSIKLANVHFWLILVGQLLFTVTLWIAGIVQGAMWKATNPDGSLMYTFLDSVAAMYPYWTVRLLGGLLYFAGIVIFAYNLYMTSRQRPGAESFAAAAAKSRAA, from the coding sequence ATGACGAACGGGGCACGAAGCGACTCCATTGTGAGGGGGTTCGCCCTCTCCTCGGTGTTCTGGCTGCTGGTCGGGCTGGTGATCGGGCTATGGCTGGCGGCGGAGATGATGTACCCGGCCCTGAACCTTGCGCCGTGGCTCGCGTTCGGCCGCCTGCGCGTGGTCCACACCAACGGGCTGATCTACGGGTTCACCCTCGCCGGGATCTTCGCCTGCAGCTACTACATGCTCGAAAAGCTGACCCGGAGCCCGCTCGCGTTCCCGGGCCTCGCGAAGGCCCAACTCTGGCTGTTCAACATCGCCGTCGCACTGGCGGCCCTCTCCCTGTTCGCCGGGATGAACACCTCCAAGGAGTACTCGGAACTCGAGTGGCCCCTCGACATCGTGGTGGTGGTCCTGTGGGTGATGTTCGCCGTGAACGTGATGGGGACGCTCGTCAAGCGGCGGGAGAAGCAGATGTACGTCTCCCTCTGGTTCCTGATCGCCTGCGTCGTCACGGTGGCGGTCGTCTACATCCTCAACAACCTCGCGATCCCGGCCAGCCTCACCAAGTCGTACTCGGCGTACGCCGGCGTGAACGACGCGAACGTCCAGTGGTGGTTCGGACACAACGCCGTCGCCTCGGTCTTCACCTTCCCGATCCTCGCGATGTTCTACTACTTCCTGCCGAAGTCCACGGGGCTGCCGATCTACAGCCACCGCCTCTCCATCATCGCCTTCTGGTCCCTCGTCTTCGGCTACCTTTGGACGGGGGCGCACCACCTGATGCTGACCCCGGTCCCGGAATGGATCCAGACGGTCGCGCTCGCGTTCAGCCTGTTCCTCATCGCCCCCTCCTGGGCGTCGGTCCTCAACGGCTACTACACGATGAACGGGAACTGGGAGAAGATGAGGTCGAACTACCTGGTCAAGTTCTTCATCCTCGGCATCACCTTCTACGGGCTCCAGACGGTCCAGGGGCCGACCCAGGCGATCCGCGCCCTCTCCGGCCTGCTCCACTACACCGAGTACATCCCCGGCCACGTCCACATGGGGACGATGGGGTGGGTGACGATGATCATCACGGCGTCCATGTATTTCATGATGGCGAGGATCTCCGGCCGGGAGATCCACAGCATCAAGCTGGCGAACGTCCATTTCTGGCTGATCCTGGTGGGGCAGCTCCTGTTCACCGTGACCTTGTGGATCGCCGGCATCGTCCAGGGCGCCATGTGGAAGGCCACCAACCCGGACGGCTCCCTCATGTACACGTTCCTCGACTCCGTGGCGGCGATGTACCCGTACTGGACCGTGCGGCTCCTCGGCGGCCTTCTCTACTTCGCCGGGATCGTGATCTTCGCCTACAACCTGTACATGACCTCCCGTCAGAGGCCCGGGGCGGAATCGTTCGCCGCGGCTGCGGCGAAGTCCCGGGCGGCCTGA
- the ccoO gene encoding cytochrome-c oxidase, cbb3-type subunit II has protein sequence MRFDSLYEKPVLFAIAAVVVISVGTLVTTFIPLFLPSTQPVSPLFTPYTAVETEGRDIYIRDGCNNCHTQTVRPMRTEVARYGDYSKPEESAWDRPFLWGSRRTGPDLARGGGKYPDAWHYRHMANPQGMFSTSNMPAYPWLANAKLDTSLTARKVKVLGYGYDEAEVARQLAAFRQTVTAPTYPSAQVRSQVTPAALRGEITELDALVAYLQKLGRDLKAAQKPAAGPAVAEASESKNPYAGNREAEEEGEKIFKENCRSCHGEKGGGGFGPKLATTARKYGGSDAELFGSVAGGRPDGMPPFLPQLGKERVWKAVAYLRRLERESR, from the coding sequence ATGCGCTTCGACAGCCTCTACGAGAAACCCGTGCTCTTCGCCATCGCGGCGGTGGTCGTCATCTCGGTCGGGACGCTCGTGACGACCTTCATCCCCCTCTTCCTCCCGTCGACCCAGCCGGTGAGCCCCCTGTTCACGCCGTACACGGCCGTCGAGACGGAAGGGAGGGACATCTACATCCGGGACGGGTGCAACAATTGCCACACCCAGACGGTCCGGCCGATGCGCACCGAGGTCGCCCGGTACGGCGACTACTCGAAGCCCGAGGAGTCGGCCTGGGATCGTCCCTTCCTGTGGGGTTCCCGCCGGACGGGTCCGGACCTGGCCCGCGGCGGCGGGAAATACCCCGACGCGTGGCACTACCGCCACATGGCGAACCCGCAGGGGATGTTCTCCACGTCGAACATGCCGGCGTACCCGTGGCTGGCGAACGCGAAGCTCGACACCTCCCTCACGGCCAGGAAGGTGAAGGTCCTCGGATACGGCTACGACGAGGCGGAGGTCGCCCGGCAACTGGCCGCCTTCCGGCAGACGGTCACCGCGCCGACCTATCCGTCCGCGCAGGTCCGCTCCCAGGTGACGCCGGCCGCCCTCCGGGGGGAGATCACGGAACTCGACGCGCTGGTGGCGTATCTCCAGAAGCTGGGGCGGGACCTGAAAGCGGCGCAGAAACCCGCCGCGGGACCCGCCGTTGCCGAGGCGTCGGAGTCGAAGAACCCGTACGCGGGAAACCGGGAGGCCGAAGAGGAAGGCGAGAAGATCTTCAAGGAGAATTGCCGGAGTTGCCACGGGGAAAAAGGGGGCGGGGGGTTCGGCCCGAAGCTGGCGACGACCGCCCGCAAGTACGGCGGCTCGGACGCCGAGTTGTTCGGCTCCGTCGCGGGAGGGCGCCCCGATGGGATGCCCCCGTTCCTTCCACAACTGGGAAAGGAGCGGGTCTGGAAGGCGGTCGCCTACCTGCGCCGCCTTGAAAGGGAAAGTCGATGA
- a CDS encoding cbb3-type cytochrome c oxidase subunit 3, whose translation MTPRALAYLSFTLLLAGIFAGIIAYYFNRKRHDRVEAPKYRMLDDDEPLPDSTGGRREG comes from the coding sequence ATGACGCCGCGCGCGCTGGCGTATCTGTCCTTCACGCTGCTCCTCGCCGGGATCTTCGCCGGGATCATCGCGTATTATTTCAACCGGAAGCGCCACGACCGCGTGGAAGCCCCGAAGTACCGGATGCTGGACGACGACGAACCGCTGCCCGATTCCACGGGCGGCCGCCGGGAGGGATGA
- a CDS encoding c-type cytochrome — MDEPIGKMEAHNKVPRGFLVLLFGLIAFGVYYIAAYTPGISGWSQYKVLSKEMEEEKAKAAAGAAKMTENPYERDEKAVAEGQLLYAEKCAECHGKDLKGADGPSLLGHLKYSEQDPGKYESIAKGRPGGMPPFETELGRDRIWKVLAYVDSVREYGKKP, encoded by the coding sequence ATGGACGAGCCGATCGGGAAGATGGAGGCGCACAACAAGGTTCCCCGCGGTTTCCTCGTCCTGCTGTTCGGGCTGATCGCCTTCGGCGTCTACTACATCGCGGCGTACACTCCGGGGATCAGCGGCTGGTCGCAGTACAAGGTGCTCTCGAAAGAGATGGAGGAAGAGAAGGCGAAAGCCGCCGCCGGCGCCGCGAAGATGACCGAGAACCCGTACGAGCGGGACGAAAAAGCCGTGGCGGAAGGACAGCTCCTCTACGCGGAAAAATGCGCGGAGTGCCACGGCAAGGACCTGAAGGGAGCGGATGGCCCGTCCCTCCTCGGCCACCTGAAGTACAGCGAACAGGATCCCGGGAAGTACGAGTCGATCGCGAAGGGGCGTCCCGGGGGGATGCCCCCGTTCGAGACGGAACTTGGGCGGGACCGGATCTGGAAGGTGCTGGCCTACGTCGACTCGGTCCGGGAGTACGGGAAGAAGCCTTAA
- a CDS encoding 4Fe-4S binding protein, with translation MWKNRRRIVALLGGATVLILPFLRVRGRSAARFDLPSLSLHFFGAVVPIDEFYLVLLGALFLVALTLWVTVVFGRLWCGWLCPQTVIGEVGEWIASALPAGFRRGGKTLALLPFSALVSLSLLWYVVPPAEATRDLFRSPILLGAFLAQWGVIYIMVAVVGPRFCKSACPYAMLQNVLADRETLAVAYDPARPECLRCDGCTRSCPVGIDVRKGGQRECIACAACIDACREATSPRNVAPFIAYRGTVLRGKAYLFAGGCLAAALVLLAAMWSRPDVRFAVQWEGKAGTPRGNVYRYSVRNDSDRPVAVALSVEGPARLLDDPEVAVPSRGRVTGTVTVQAGDGTPGEILITAAGRGFRIVRRSAFP, from the coding sequence ATGTGGAAAAACCGCCGACGGATCGTCGCCCTCCTCGGGGGGGCGACGGTTCTCATCCTCCCGTTCCTCCGGGTCCGCGGGCGCAGCGCGGCACGGTTCGACCTTCCCAGCCTCTCGCTCCACTTCTTCGGGGCAGTCGTTCCGATCGACGAGTTCTACCTGGTGCTGCTGGGCGCGCTCTTCCTCGTGGCGCTCACCCTCTGGGTGACGGTCGTCTTCGGCAGGTTGTGGTGCGGGTGGCTCTGCCCGCAGACGGTGATCGGCGAGGTCGGCGAGTGGATCGCCTCCGCGCTCCCCGCCGGATTCCGCCGCGGCGGGAAGACGCTGGCGCTCCTCCCCTTCTCCGCCCTGGTGTCCCTCTCCCTCCTCTGGTACGTCGTCCCGCCCGCCGAGGCGACCCGCGACCTCTTCCGGTCCCCGATCCTCCTCGGCGCCTTCCTGGCGCAGTGGGGAGTGATCTACATCATGGTGGCCGTCGTCGGCCCCCGTTTCTGCAAATCGGCGTGCCCGTACGCGATGCTCCAGAACGTCCTCGCCGACCGGGAGACGCTCGCGGTCGCGTACGACCCGGCGCGGCCCGAATGCCTCCGGTGCGACGGGTGCACCCGGTCCTGCCCGGTGGGGATCGACGTCCGGAAGGGCGGGCAGCGGGAGTGCATCGCCTGCGCGGCGTGCATCGACGCCTGCCGGGAGGCGACGTCGCCCCGGAACGTCGCACCGTTCATCGCCTATCGTGGTACGGTCCTGCGGGGAAAAGCGTACCTGTTCGCGGGGGGGTGCCTCGCGGCAGCGCTCGTCCTCCTCGCCGCGATGTGGAGCCGCCCGGACGTCCGGTTCGCCGTGCAGTGGGAAGGGAAGGCCGGGACGCCGCGGGGGAACGTCTACCGGTACTCCGTCCGGAACGATTCGGACCGCCCGGTCGCCGTCGCGCTGTCCGTCGAGGGTCCGGCGCGTCTCCTCGACGATCCGGAGGTCGCCGTGCCCTCCCGGGGGCGCGTTACCGGCACGGTGACGGTGCAGGCGGGGGACGGAACCCCGGGGGAGATCCTGATCACCGCCGCGGGGCGGGGATTCCGCATCGTCCGGAGGTCGGCGTTCCCGTGA
- a CDS encoding sulfite exporter TauE/SafE family protein, which translates to MPWPTDSLPWILFVAGLVGGAGHCVGMCGPLVAGYAITLRNRAATLPHLFFHMGRVTTYGIAGGIVGASGSFVRIAAWVAPFQSFLLAATGVLVALMGLSVGGWLPWGGRIEGGGPFQGALAGVARRAAEAGGPGAAFPLGMATGLLPCGLVYTALLSAARSGMEGGSPADGFVRGFLAMAAFGAGTFPALFLFGKVIAAAGPRLRGALTKVAAALLVAAGVMFAARAFLR; encoded by the coding sequence TTGCCGTGGCCGACTGACTCCCTCCCGTGGATCCTTTTCGTCGCCGGACTGGTGGGCGGCGCGGGGCATTGCGTCGGGATGTGCGGCCCGCTGGTCGCGGGGTACGCCATCACGCTGCGGAACCGCGCGGCCACCCTCCCGCACCTCTTCTTCCACATGGGCCGGGTGACCACGTACGGCATCGCGGGGGGCATCGTCGGGGCGTCGGGTTCCTTCGTCCGCATCGCGGCGTGGGTCGCCCCCTTCCAGTCGTTTCTCCTCGCCGCGACCGGCGTTCTGGTCGCGCTGATGGGGCTTTCGGTCGGAGGCTGGCTTCCGTGGGGGGGACGGATCGAGGGGGGCGGCCCTTTCCAGGGCGCCCTGGCCGGGGTCGCGCGACGCGCGGCCGAAGCGGGCGGCCCGGGCGCCGCCTTCCCCCTCGGGATGGCGACGGGGCTGCTCCCGTGCGGGCTGGTCTACACCGCGCTCCTCTCGGCGGCGCGCTCCGGGATGGAAGGGGGCTCGCCGGCCGACGGGTTCGTCCGCGGGTTCCTCGCGATGGCCGCCTTCGGTGCGGGAACGTTCCCCGCCCTGTTCCTGTTCGGTAAAGTGATCGCGGCGGCGGGTCCGCGCCTGCGCGGAGCGCTGACGAAGGTCGCCGCCGCCCTCCTCGTCGCCGCCGGCGTGATGTTCGCCGCGCGCGCGTTCCTCCGTTGA
- a CDS encoding heavy metal translocating P-type ATPase gives MAICAHCLLEVPEESATRETVDGRETFFCCPGCREIHRLLRSEGLTGFYARRRGWTPGPPESARVPLDAFDGAVRTSGRQAEADLVLSGIRCASCVWLIERYLGGRPGVLSTRVNFATGRARISWNPSETGIGDVVLAIRALGYTPYPPESLPVGDALRRETSDLLLRFGTAAFLSMQVMLFTAGLYAGYFQGIDARYERLFRGLCFLLSTPVVFYSGAPFLLGALRGARHGAFGMDALVFLGAFSAYGYSVASLFLGGEVYFDTATMILTLILLGRYIEAGARSRAADGISRLVRLAPVMARKAVPGGGAIDVPVASLSPADLVEIVPGERMPVDGKVIEGNSEADESMLTGESAPVSKTAGDPVVAGSLNGTGRLLVQVVRTGGETVLSRVVQAVEEAQARKAPIQRAVDRVVRFFVPAILVVAAGTVFLGLHGGSLPHVALMAGISVLVIACPCALGLATPLAVLVGTTSAQARGILVRGGDVLEQAARVRCVLFDKTGTLTLGRPRLTDVEGIGIGREDALRLAASLEASSEHAIGRAIADALPAARRLPVRGFRAHPGEGIEGEIDGVRYLLGRPELLERFGVSVSGEASRAYAALSAARRTAVLLSDGSRPLAILATEDALRPEAAGAVSLLRASGTAVAMVTGDDPGVAARVAGEVGIEDVRARVTPEGKRGEVRRARERFGPVLVVGDGVNDAPALAEADVGVAMGRGTGLAIHTAGATLMTEDLLRIPAFLALSRATMRVIRQNLFWAFSYNLVAIPLAVAGKLHPIAAAAFMAGSSLLVVGNSLRLRREGR, from the coding sequence ATGGCGATCTGCGCGCACTGTCTCCTGGAGGTGCCGGAGGAGTCCGCGACCCGGGAGACGGTCGACGGGAGGGAGACGTTCTTCTGCTGCCCCGGGTGCCGGGAGATCCACCGCCTCCTGCGCTCCGAGGGGTTGACCGGCTTCTACGCCCGACGGCGCGGGTGGACTCCCGGCCCTCCGGAGAGCGCCCGGGTTCCGCTCGACGCGTTCGACGGGGCCGTCCGCACCTCGGGCCGACAGGCCGAGGCGGATCTCGTCCTCTCCGGGATCCGGTGCGCCTCCTGCGTCTGGCTCATCGAGCGGTATCTCGGGGGGCGTCCCGGCGTTCTCTCCACGCGCGTCAATTTCGCCACCGGCAGGGCGCGAATCTCCTGGAATCCGTCGGAAACCGGGATCGGAGACGTCGTTCTCGCGATCCGCGCCCTCGGGTACACGCCGTACCCCCCCGAATCGCTCCCCGTCGGAGACGCCCTTCGGCGGGAGACGTCGGATCTGCTGCTGCGCTTCGGGACCGCGGCGTTCCTCTCGATGCAGGTGATGCTCTTCACCGCGGGTCTCTACGCCGGGTACTTCCAGGGGATCGACGCGCGGTACGAGCGACTTTTCCGGGGACTCTGCTTCCTCCTCTCCACTCCGGTCGTCTTCTACTCCGGCGCCCCCTTCCTCCTCGGCGCCCTCCGCGGAGCGCGCCACGGGGCGTTCGGGATGGACGCCCTCGTCTTCCTCGGGGCCTTCTCCGCGTACGGCTACAGCGTCGCCTCGCTGTTCCTCGGCGGGGAGGTGTATTTCGATACGGCGACGATGATCCTGACCCTGATCCTCCTTGGCCGGTACATCGAGGCGGGAGCGAGGTCCCGCGCGGCCGACGGGATCTCCAGGCTCGTGCGGCTCGCGCCCGTGATGGCCCGGAAGGCGGTACCGGGCGGCGGAGCGATCGACGTCCCCGTCGCCTCCCTTTCTCCCGCGGATCTCGTGGAGATCGTCCCCGGGGAGCGGATGCCGGTGGACGGGAAGGTGATCGAAGGGAATTCGGAGGCGGACGAATCGATGTTGACCGGGGAGTCGGCCCCCGTGTCCAAAACCGCGGGGGATCCGGTCGTCGCCGGGTCCCTGAACGGGACCGGGCGGCTCCTCGTTCAGGTCGTCCGGACCGGGGGGGAGACCGTCCTGTCCCGCGTCGTGCAGGCGGTGGAGGAGGCCCAGGCGCGAAAGGCGCCGATCCAGCGGGCGGTCGATCGCGTGGTCCGCTTCTTCGTGCCGGCGATCCTCGTCGTCGCCGCGGGGACGGTTTTCCTGGGGCTTCACGGCGGTTCCCTCCCCCACGTCGCGCTGATGGCGGGGATCTCGGTGCTGGTGATCGCCTGCCCGTGCGCTCTCGGGCTCGCCACGCCGCTCGCCGTCCTCGTGGGGACCACCTCCGCGCAGGCGCGCGGAATCCTGGTCCGCGGGGGGGACGTTCTCGAACAGGCGGCCAGGGTGCGGTGCGTCCTGTTCGACAAGACGGGGACGCTCACCCTCGGCCGCCCCCGGCTGACCGACGTCGAGGGGATCGGGATCGGGCGCGAGGACGCTCTCCGGCTCGCCGCATCCCTCGAGGCGTCCTCGGAGCACGCGATCGGACGCGCGATCGCGGATGCGCTTCCCGCCGCCAGGCGCCTTCCGGTCCGGGGGTTCCGGGCGCACCCGGGGGAAGGGATCGAAGGGGAGATCGACGGGGTTCGCTACCTGCTGGGCCGCCCGGAACTCCTCGAGCGATTCGGGGTCTCCGTAAGCGGGGAGGCTTCCCGGGCGTACGCGGCGCTTTCCGCGGCGCGGCGGACCGCTGTCCTCCTCTCCGACGGTTCGAGGCCCCTCGCGATCCTCGCCACGGAGGACGCCCTCCGGCCGGAGGCGGCCGGGGCCGTTTCCCTCCTGCGGGCCTCCGGGACCGCCGTCGCGATGGTCACGGGGGACGACCCGGGCGTCGCCGCGCGCGTGGCCGGGGAGGTCGGTATCGAAGACGTCCGCGCCCGCGTTACGCCGGAAGGGAAGCGCGGGGAGGTGCGCCGCGCGCGCGAGCGGTTCGGCCCCGTCCTCGTCGTCGGCGACGGCGTGAACGACGCCCCCGCCCTCGCGGAGGCGGACGTCGGGGTCGCGATGGGACGCGGGACGGGACTTGCGATCCACACCGCCGGCGCGACGCTGATGACGGAGGACCTGCTGCGGATCCCCGCCTTCCTCGCGCTCTCCCGCGCCACGATGCGGGTGATCCGGCAGAACCTGTTCTGGGCGTTCTCCTACAACCTGGTGGCGATACCGCTCGCGGTGGCGGGGAAGCTCCACCCGATCGCCGCCGCGGCCTTCATGGCCGGTAGCTCCCTCCTCGTGGTGGGAAACTCGCTGCGGCTGCGAAGAGAGGGACGGTAG
- the ccoS gene encoding cbb3-type cytochrome oxidase assembly protein CcoS has protein sequence MWTTLLLIAVSLALGFAAWLLFLWAVKSDQYDDVERPKHRMLDDDPEDRER, from the coding sequence GTGTGGACGACGCTTCTGCTGATCGCCGTGTCGCTGGCGCTGGGATTCGCCGCCTGGCTGCTCTTCCTGTGGGCGGTGAAGAGCGATCAGTACGACGACGTGGAGCGCCCCAAGCACCGCATGCTCGACGACGACCCGGAGGATCGCGAACGTTGA
- a CDS encoding alcohol dehydrogenase catalytic domain-containing protein — protein sequence MKAAVCDVFGKPLTIREVPTPSPGPGELRIRVHGCGVCHSDLHLVDGDWAAWGTPLPIIPGHEVTGIVEKIGEGVTAFAPGDRAGVPWMQYACGRCAPCKAGAEMLCAAQRSTGVTVNGGYAEYVSAPEAFVHKIPEGLDLVEAAPLLCAGITVFAPLRRAGNLAGKTVAVAGIGGLGHLGVRMAAAMGAHVVAIARGPGKADLARSLGAHDVIDSEKEKVGRALTKMGGADVILLTGISARLFEQCIPGLGPNGTLVILAAIAENASVLPAGIITGQKRIVGSLIGTRDDMDAMLRFAADHGIRSTVERHPLSAVNEVLGKLRDGKVRMRAVLTPE from the coding sequence ATGAAAGCCGCCGTGTGTGATGTCTTCGGGAAGCCGCTCACGATCAGGGAAGTGCCGACCCCCTCCCCGGGGCCCGGGGAGTTGCGGATCCGCGTCCACGGGTGCGGGGTCTGCCACAGCGACCTTCACCTGGTCGACGGGGACTGGGCGGCGTGGGGAACCCCCCTTCCGATCATCCCCGGTCACGAAGTGACCGGCATCGTCGAGAAGATCGGCGAAGGGGTGACGGCGTTCGCCCCGGGGGACCGCGCGGGGGTGCCGTGGATGCAGTACGCCTGCGGGCGGTGCGCACCGTGCAAGGCCGGGGCGGAGATGCTGTGCGCGGCCCAGCGGAGCACCGGGGTGACGGTGAACGGCGGCTACGCCGAGTACGTTTCCGCGCCGGAGGCGTTCGTCCACAAGATCCCCGAAGGGCTGGACCTGGTGGAGGCGGCCCCCCTGCTCTGCGCGGGGATCACGGTGTTCGCCCCGCTGCGGCGCGCGGGGAACCTTGCCGGGAAGACCGTCGCGGTGGCCGGGATCGGGGGGCTGGGGCATCTCGGCGTCCGGATGGCGGCGGCGATGGGCGCCCACGTGGTCGCCATCGCGCGGGGACCGGGGAAGGCGGATCTCGCCCGCTCGCTCGGTGCCCACGACGTCATCGACTCGGAGAAGGAGAAGGTCGGCCGGGCGTTGACGAAGATGGGCGGCGCCGACGTCATCCTCCTCACCGGGATCTCCGCCCGGCTCTTCGAGCAGTGCATCCCGGGGCTGGGGCCGAACGGGACGCTGGTGATCCTCGCGGCGATCGCGGAGAACGCCTCGGTCCTCCCGGCGGGGATCATCACGGGGCAGAAGCGGATCGTCGGGTCGCTGATCGGCACCCGGGACGACATGGACGCGATGCTCCGGTTCGCCGCGGACCACGGCATCCGGTCGACGGTGGAGCGGCACCCCCTCTCCGCGGTCAACGAGGTGCTCGGGAAGTTGCGGGACGGCAAGGTCCGCATGAGGGCGGTGCTGACGCCAGAATAA
- a CDS encoding class I SAM-dependent RNA methyltransferase, with protein MTVTTGAPVHGGYALARPEGMGVVFVRWALPGEVVSVRLVGRKRGYAFAEAVEVLSPSPRRVDPPCEVFGECGGCQLQHADYPYQLEMKREILREAFRRIGKTDVAPEIAPPLGPFGYRHRGRFRVDGEAVGFRASLSHRLVPVSRCPLMIDAINAVLPGLRGLDRFAKVSEVQVASDGVRASASFPGVPFGAGMVEHLSGRTGGVLSGARFGDRSWGEERITLPLDGISYSVSPGGFFQANWRMNQAMVRRIGEILGDLGVSAGARLLDLYAGAGNFALPLAARVREVVAVEGEARSFKELRGNVRENALGNVRIVRSSVETFRPEGRFDALVLDPPRAGLSERALARVREIAAGNVLYVSCDPATLARDVRSLSDRYDLASLEMHDFFPNTHHVEALAILTLR; from the coding sequence ATGACGGTGACGACGGGCGCGCCGGTGCACGGGGGATACGCCCTCGCGCGGCCGGAAGGGATGGGAGTCGTGTTCGTCCGGTGGGCCCTCCCGGGGGAGGTCGTCTCGGTGCGCCTCGTCGGGAGGAAGCGGGGGTACGCCTTCGCCGAGGCGGTGGAGGTCCTTTCCCCCTCGCCGCGCCGCGTGGACCCGCCGTGCGAGGTGTTCGGGGAGTGCGGGGGGTGCCAGCTGCAGCACGCGGACTACCCGTACCAGCTCGAGATGAAGCGGGAGATCCTGCGGGAGGCGTTCCGCCGGATCGGGAAGACGGACGTCGCGCCGGAGATCGCCCCTCCGCTGGGACCGTTCGGGTACCGGCACCGGGGGAGGTTCCGCGTGGACGGGGAAGCGGTCGGGTTCCGCGCTTCGCTGTCCCACCGCCTGGTGCCGGTATCCCGCTGCCCGCTGATGATCGACGCGATCAACGCCGTTCTCCCGGGCCTGCGCGGGCTCGACCGCTTCGCGAAGGTCTCCGAGGTCCAGGTGGCCAGCGACGGGGTCCGGGCGTCCGCCTCCTTCCCCGGGGTCCCGTTCGGAGCAGGGATGGTCGAGCACCTCTCCGGACGGACCGGGGGGGTCCTGTCGGGCGCGCGATTCGGGGATCGTTCGTGGGGGGAGGAGCGGATCACGCTCCCGCTGGACGGGATTTCGTACTCCGTCTCGCCCGGGGGGTTCTTCCAGGCGAACTGGCGGATGAACCAGGCGATGGTCCGCCGGATCGGGGAGATCCTCGGGGACCTCGGGGTGTCCGCCGGAGCGCGTCTGCTCGACCTCTACGCGGGCGCCGGGAACTTCGCGCTTCCCCTGGCGGCGAGGGTCCGGGAGGTCGTCGCGGTCGAAGGGGAGGCGCGGTCGTTCAAGGAGTTGCGCGGGAATGTCCGGGAAAACGCCCTCGGGAACGTGCGGATCGTCCGTTCGAGCGTGGAAACGTTCCGCCCGGAAGGGCGGTTCGACGCGCTGGTTCTCGATCCGCCGAGGGCGGGCCTTTCGGAACGGGCGCTGGCGCGGGTCCGGGAGATCGCCGCCGGAAACGTCCTCTACGTCTCGTGCGACCCGGCGACCCTCGCTCGCGACGTCCGCTCCCTGTCGGACCGGTACGATCTCGCATCGCTCGAGATGCACGACTTCTTCCCCAACACCCATCACGTCGAGGCGCTGGCAATTCTTACGTTGCGATAA
- a CDS encoding succinate dehydrogenase cytochrome b subunit codes for MRLLSDSIGRKAIVAVTGLFMVLFVVVHLLGNTTIFAGPDGINAYAEKLHGLGPFVWAFRIFMGAMLCLHVIFAVLLTLENWAANPDKYAVKKMLKTTFAGETMIWTGLLLLAFLVYHLLQFTVRITPDIVLGNDAKNRVDVFTMVLSSFRITPIALVYVAGMVTLFLHLSHGIQSIFQTIGLNNDKTMPQFGALGKVLSALFLVGYSAIPVLILAGILAK; via the coding sequence ATGCGACTACTTTCGGACTCGATCGGGAGGAAAGCGATCGTGGCGGTGACGGGGCTGTTCATGGTCCTGTTCGTCGTCGTGCACCTGCTGGGGAACACCACCATCTTCGCGGGACCGGACGGCATCAACGCCTACGCGGAGAAGCTCCACGGGCTGGGGCCCTTCGTGTGGGCGTTCCGGATCTTCATGGGGGCGATGCTCTGCCTCCACGTGATCTTCGCCGTCCTGCTGACGCTCGAAAACTGGGCGGCGAACCCGGACAAGTACGCCGTAAAGAAGATGCTGAAGACGACCTTCGCCGGCGAGACGATGATCTGGACCGGGCTCCTGCTGCTGGCCTTCCTCGTCTACCACCTGCTGCAGTTCACCGTCCGCATCACTCCCGACATCGTCCTGGGAAACGACGCGAAGAACCGGGTCGACGTCTTCACCATGGTCCTCTCCAGCTTCCGGATCACTCCGATCGCCCTGGTCTACGTGGCCGGCATGGTGACGCTCTTCCTGCACCTGTCCCACGGGATCCAGAGCATCTTCCAGACGATCGGGCTGAACAACGACAAGACCATGCCGCAGTTCGGCGCGCTGGGGAAAGTCCTCTCCGCCCTCTTCCTCGTGGGCTACAGCGCCATCCCCGTGCTCATTCTCGCCGGCATCCTGGCAAAATAA